The following are from one region of the Stanieria sp. NIES-3757 genome:
- a CDS encoding methionine sulfoxide reductase A: MEQATFGAGCFWKVEAAFRQIPGVVSTSVGYMGGHFPNPSYLDVLSRITGHAEVAQIEFNPQIVSYQQLLNIFWSIHDPTQINRQGADLGEQYRSVIFYHNQEQFLTAQSSLKQLQQSKKFAKEIVTQIQPKSEYYLADEYHQQYLEKQQLQTKNLSSK, from the coding sequence ATGGAACAAGCTACTTTTGGGGCTGGTTGTTTTTGGAAAGTAGAAGCTGCATTTCGACAAATTCCAGGTGTAGTTTCTACCTCTGTAGGTTATATGGGAGGACATTTTCCTAACCCCAGTTATCTAGATGTATTATCAAGAATTACAGGTCATGCAGAAGTAGCGCAAATTGAATTCAATCCACAAATTGTTAGTTATCAACAACTTCTCAATATTTTTTGGTCAATTCATGACCCCACTCAAATTAATCGCCAAGGAGCAGATCTAGGAGAACAGTATCGTTCAGTTATTTTTTATCATAATCAAGAACAATTCTTAACTGCCCAAAGCTCTTTAAAGCAACTTCAACAGTCTAAAAAATTTGCCAAAGAAATTGTTACTCAAATTCAACCAAAGAGTGAGTATTATTTAGCTGACGAATATCATCAGCAGTATTTAGAAAAACAACAACTCCAAACAAAAAATTTAAGTAGCAAATAA
- a CDS encoding peptidase M48, Ste24p: protein MTKLFKKIAIFSSLSAILLSNISIVQAQTANQANNIYQQAQKDLPEDLYVIYRIVDRLARANGIDDNPWRIVVVDEYNINAFATDVNLLAMYTGILDQLAGDASAIACVVGHEMAHHLKRHIAMSPVQEVEIKKRIQQEAEQEVMAELQDAESDVTNAAVGEAVVRTGGGLLGGLGNVFGNIGGNVLANERNQRAKTAEERIKEIVALKEQELNDSIAENSRTHEFEADQAGYMYIAKAGFEPEGCLRVMEVLGRTPGAEFDSTHPAIPKRIEQLKQLITQYPASTLAAEGKAKISASQPLTYDLSKDGTSLRINSRRGGNTSSNINDMFGQ from the coding sequence ATGACCAAATTATTCAAGAAAATTGCTATTTTTAGTTCTTTAAGTGCGATTTTGCTTTCTAATATTTCGATAGTTCAAGCTCAAACAGCCAATCAAGCCAATAATATTTATCAACAAGCCCAAAAAGATTTACCAGAAGATTTGTATGTCATCTATCGCATTGTTGACCGCCTTGCTAGGGCTAATGGAATTGATGATAATCCTTGGCGGATCGTGGTAGTAGACGAATATAACATCAACGCTTTTGCTACGGATGTCAATCTCTTAGCAATGTACACTGGTATTCTCGACCAATTAGCAGGGGATGCTTCTGCGATCGCTTGTGTAGTAGGACATGAAATGGCTCATCATCTCAAACGCCATATTGCTATGAGTCCAGTCCAAGAAGTAGAAATCAAAAAACGTATTCAACAAGAAGCAGAACAAGAAGTAATGGCAGAATTGCAAGATGCAGAATCTGATGTTACCAATGCTGCTGTGGGAGAAGCTGTAGTTAGGACTGGTGGAGGATTACTTGGTGGTTTAGGTAATGTTTTTGGAAATATCGGCGGAAATGTTTTGGCTAATGAAAGAAATCAACGTGCAAAAACAGCCGAAGAGAGAATTAAAGAAATTGTAGCTCTCAAAGAACAAGAACTCAATGACAGTATTGCTGAAAATAGTCGCACCCATGAATTTGAAGCAGATCAAGCTGGTTATATGTACATAGCTAAAGCTGGATTTGAACCAGAGGGGTGTCTTCGAGTCATGGAGGTTTTAGGCAGAACTCCAGGTGCAGAGTTTGATTCAACTCATCCTGCTATTCCTAAAAGAATTGAGCAACTAAAACAATTAATTACCCAATACCCAGCTTCAACTCTGGCTGCCGAAGGAAAAGCCAAAATTTCTGCTAGTCAACCGCTAACTTACGATCTTTCTAAAGATGGTACGTCTTTGAGAATCAATTCCCGTCGTGGTGGGAATACAAGCAGCAATATTAATGATATGTTTGGTCAGTAA
- a CDS encoding rhomboid family protein: MIPLNDDNPSYKTPVVVYVLIGINIVVFIHQMSLGSQLNDFFELYAVIPRQLSASFAGSPSNQPVPEYLTLITSQFLHGGLAHIGFNMLFLWIFGNNIEDSLGHFKFLLFYLGCGVLAGLTHWFFDMNSVTPTVGASGAIAGVMGAYILKYPKAQILTLLPLGFFITTVRIPAVFFLGFWFIQQAFSSVASLGLPNNTAGVAYWAHAGGFIFGAILGPLLGLFSDRR; the protein is encoded by the coding sequence ATGATACCTTTAAACGACGATAATCCAAGCTACAAAACACCAGTAGTTGTTTATGTATTAATTGGAATAAATATTGTAGTTTTTATCCATCAAATGTCGTTGGGTTCGCAATTAAATGATTTTTTTGAGCTTTATGCGGTTATTCCTAGACAATTAAGCGCTAGTTTTGCGGGTTCTCCTTCTAACCAACCTGTACCAGAATATTTAACCCTGATTACTTCTCAATTTTTGCATGGTGGATTGGCTCATATCGGCTTTAATATGCTGTTTCTTTGGATTTTTGGCAATAATATTGAAGATTCTCTCGGTCATTTCAAGTTTTTGCTTTTTTATTTGGGTTGTGGTGTTTTAGCTGGCTTAACTCATTGGTTTTTTGACATGAATTCGGTTACTCCTACGGTTGGTGCAAGTGGAGCGATCGCGGGGGTGATGGGAGCATACATATTAAAGTACCCCAAGGCACAAATTTTGACTTTACTTCCTTTAGGCTTTTTCATTACTACAGTTAGAATTCCTGCTGTATTCTTTCTTGGTTTTTGGTTTATTCAACAAGCTTTCAGTAGTGTTGCTTCTTTAGGATTACCAAACAATACGGCTGGCGTAGCTTATTGGGCGCACGCAGGAGGCTTTATTTTTGGGGCAATTTTAGGTCCTCTCTTGGGTTTATTTAGCGATCGCCGTTAA
- a CDS encoding riboflavin biosynthesis protein RibF codes for MRIADSPEQILTPTAIALGNFDGIHRGHQKVLQPILQLSHHDSHRSYPTVVSFSPHPREFFTGEQLTLLTPVEEKAQLLSKIGIKQLVLIPFNQQLASLSPQEFVAEIIVKQLQAIAISVGEDFCFGYRRQGTVKDLDAIASKYGIEVQINSLQQCNYQQHHHHGVRISSSLIRQALETGDIRHANYMLGRAYSLTGTVVQGQKIGRTIGFPTANLQLPPNKFLPRYGVYAVNVIDDRFKIRGVMNIGCRPTVDGINPAIEVHLLDWSGDLYGQTLTVSLEKFLRPEQKFPSLEALKQQITADCQAAKNLNF; via the coding sequence GTGCGCATTGCCGATTCTCCAGAACAAATTCTGACACCTACAGCGATCGCTCTCGGTAATTTTGATGGAATTCATCGAGGACATCAAAAAGTGTTGCAACCAATTTTGCAACTATCTCATCATGATAGCCATCGCTCTTATCCTACTGTAGTCAGTTTTTCTCCTCATCCCCGCGAATTTTTTACAGGGGAACAACTCACCTTATTAACGCCAGTAGAAGAAAAAGCGCAATTACTCTCAAAAATTGGGATTAAACAGTTAGTTTTAATTCCTTTTAATCAGCAATTAGCTAGTTTATCTCCTCAAGAATTTGTAGCAGAAATTATTGTCAAACAGTTACAGGCGATCGCTATTAGTGTGGGAGAAGATTTTTGCTTTGGTTATCGAAGACAAGGAACAGTTAAAGATTTAGATGCGATCGCATCTAAGTATGGGATTGAAGTTCAAATTAATTCTCTTCAACAGTGTAACTATCAACAACACCATCATCATGGAGTTCGCATTAGTAGTTCTTTGATTAGACAAGCTTTAGAGACAGGAGACATTCGTCACGCCAATTATATGTTAGGTCGTGCTTACTCTTTAACGGGAACAGTAGTTCAAGGGCAAAAAATCGGTAGAACCATCGGTTTTCCTACTGCTAATCTTCAGTTACCACCAAATAAATTTCTTCCTCGTTATGGAGTTTATGCCGTCAATGTCATTGACGACCGCTTCAAAATTAGAGGTGTGATGAATATTGGTTGTCGTCCCACAGTAGATGGAATTAATCCTGCGATCGAAGTGCATTTGTTAGACTGGTCAGGAGATTTATACGGTCAAACTCTAACAGTTAGCTTAGAAAAGTTTTTACGTCCAGAACAAAAATTTCCTTCTTTAGAAGCTTTAAAACAACAAATTACCGCCGATTGTCAAGCAGCTAAAAATTTAAACTTTTGA
- a CDS encoding SDR family dehydrogenase/reductase, with the protein MKTALITGASSGIGETFAQELAAKNYNLVLVARSEDKLQQLAQQLQEQHQIQAEVIVQDLTIAEAGQKIFHQIEQQGLTIDLLINNAGFGDYGAFSDRPLSKQMAMIQLNITALVELTGLFLPVMKQRGSGAIINLSSIAGFQPLPYLSVYAASKAFVLNFTEALWAENQDSGVRFLAVCPGPTESQFFEVADFPASFSKNGNNMTPAEEVVKQALNALEKNQSTLVTGGIGNQFIVNIPRFLPRDWLVNTVEKQFRP; encoded by the coding sequence ATGAAAACTGCTTTGATTACTGGTGCTTCTTCTGGTATTGGTGAAACTTTTGCTCAAGAATTGGCAGCTAAAAATTATAATTTGGTTTTAGTTGCTCGTTCAGAAGATAAACTGCAACAATTAGCACAACAATTACAAGAACAACATCAAATTCAAGCAGAAGTGATTGTCCAAGACTTAACTATTGCCGAAGCTGGACAAAAAATATTTCATCAAATCGAACAACAAGGATTAACCATCGATCTATTAATTAATAATGCTGGCTTTGGTGATTACGGAGCTTTTAGCGATCGCCCTTTGAGCAAACAGATGGCAATGATCCAACTTAATATTACTGCCTTAGTTGAATTAACAGGTTTATTTTTACCAGTAATGAAACAACGGGGTTCTGGGGCGATTATCAATCTCTCTTCCATCGCTGGCTTTCAACCCCTACCTTATCTGTCAGTTTATGCAGCCAGCAAAGCTTTTGTCTTAAATTTCACCGAAGCCTTATGGGCAGAAAATCAAGATTCTGGAGTACGTTTTCTGGCGGTTTGTCCGGGCCCAACCGAATCACAGTTTTTTGAAGTTGCTGATTTTCCTGCTTCCTTTAGTAAAAATGGGAATAATATGACTCCTGCTGAAGAAGTAGTCAAACAAGCCCTCAATGCTTTAGAAAAGAATCAATCTACCTTAGTAACTGGTGGAATTGGTAATCAATTCATTGTTAATATTCCTCGTTTTTTGCCCAGAGATTGGCTAGTTAATACAGTAGAAAAGCAATTTCGCCCTTAA
- a CDS encoding maf protein, whose product MSLPVFVLASASPARKKLLQLAGIEPIVCSSNFDESQIHSEDAIELVETLAKCKAETVVNQFSDALILGCDSVLEIAGNIYGKPESPQEAIARWQIMRGKVGILYTGHALLDLSQNQQLVSCGITKVHFADLSDREIEAYVASGEPLKCAGSFALEGKGGLFVKKIEGCHSNVIGLSLPLLSQMLGQLGYSVSDFWQS is encoded by the coding sequence GTGAGTTTACCAGTTTTTGTTTTAGCGTCAGCTTCTCCTGCCCGTAAAAAATTGTTGCAATTAGCAGGAATAGAACCAATAGTTTGCAGTAGTAATTTTGACGAATCTCAAATACACTCTGAAGATGCCATTGAATTAGTTGAAACTTTGGCTAAGTGCAAAGCTGAAACTGTGGTAAATCAATTTTCTGATGCTTTAATTTTGGGCTGTGATTCTGTTTTAGAAATAGCAGGAAACATTTATGGCAAACCAGAATCTCCACAAGAGGCGATCGCTCGATGGCAAATCATGCGCGGTAAAGTAGGAATATTATATACAGGTCATGCTTTACTAGATTTAAGCCAGAATCAACAACTGGTTAGTTGTGGCATTACAAAAGTTCATTTTGCTGACCTTAGCGATCGCGAAATAGAAGCTTATGTTGCTAGTGGTGAACCGCTTAAATGTGCAGGTAGTTTTGCTTTAGAAGGAAAAGGTGGATTATTTGTCAAGAAGATTGAAGGTTGTCACAGCAATGTAATTGGTTTAAGTCTACCTTTGTTGTCGCAAATGTTGGGACAATTAGGTTATAGTGTCAGCGATTTTTGGCAAAGTTAG
- a CDS encoding SNARE associated Golgi protein, with amino-acid sequence MSGKFLPKHKLKLLIGCLAILAAIALLGWLTFRDYLTYVDDWLAQLGYWSIPAFLGIYVLATLVGLPAIFLFLAAGSLFGFNKGVFLVSLADTISASACYGLGRTVARKRIKRWLTQRPQFAQLDHAVAEKGWKIVFLTRLSPILPSNILNYGFSLTRIDFWHYIFFTWLGMLPVIGLYVYLGSVGTNLIKGEAHRGTMALSVVGILATIGVLIYTAKLTRQVLSSQFNSSKKN; translated from the coding sequence ATGAGTGGCAAGTTTTTGCCCAAACACAAATTGAAGCTACTCATAGGATGTTTAGCAATCTTAGCTGCAATTGCTCTGCTAGGTTGGTTAACTTTTAGAGATTATTTAACTTATGTTGATGATTGGTTAGCACAATTGGGTTACTGGAGTATTCCAGCTTTTTTAGGAATATATGTACTTGCTACTTTAGTTGGTTTACCAGCTATTTTTCTTTTTTTGGCAGCAGGAAGCCTATTTGGTTTTAATAAGGGTGTTTTTTTAGTGTCTTTGGCGGATACTATTAGCGCAAGTGCCTGTTATGGACTAGGTAGAACTGTAGCTCGCAAAAGAATTAAACGATGGCTCACTCAACGACCTCAATTTGCTCAATTAGACCATGCTGTAGCCGAAAAGGGTTGGAAAATTGTTTTTTTGACTCGTTTATCACCCATTTTGCCTTCTAACATTCTTAATTATGGTTTTAGTCTAACGAGAATTGATTTTTGGCATTATATATTTTTTACCTGGTTAGGAATGTTGCCTGTGATTGGGTTATATGTCTATCTTGGTTCTGTTGGCACTAACCTGATTAAAGGCGAAGCACATCGTGGTACAATGGCTCTCTCTGTGGTTGGTATTTTAGCCACGATAGGCGTATTAATTTATACAGCGAAATTAACTAGACAAGTTTTGTCTTCTCAATTTAATTCTTCCAAAAAAAATTAA
- a CDS encoding 1-acyl-sn-glycerol-3-phosphate acyltransferase, with the protein MVKYKEREPFASFALYHFAKWSLVNPLFSTYFRGKIYGGEKVPQSGSLIVVSNHASDFDPPMISNAVRRPVAFMAKEELFQVPVLKQTIKLYGAYPVKRGKSDRSSLKAAMSALENGWIAGIFLDGTRTPDAKITNPKLGAALIAAKTQVPLIPVSLWGTEKIFQPGSYLPRSVPITIRIADVISPPQSTQREELQAVTDHCAEVINQMHALGR; encoded by the coding sequence TTGGTTAAGTACAAAGAGAGAGAACCATTTGCCAGTTTTGCCCTTTACCATTTCGCGAAATGGTCGCTAGTTAATCCATTATTTAGTACTTATTTTCGTGGCAAGATTTATGGCGGGGAAAAAGTACCCCAGTCAGGATCGTTAATCGTTGTCAGCAATCATGCTAGTGATTTCGATCCACCTATGATTTCCAATGCGGTACGTCGTCCCGTCGCGTTTATGGCGAAAGAAGAACTCTTTCAAGTACCTGTACTAAAACAGACTATTAAATTATACGGTGCTTATCCAGTTAAACGAGGCAAAAGCGATCGCTCTTCGCTTAAGGCTGCTATGTCAGCTTTAGAAAATGGTTGGATTGCAGGCATTTTTTTGGATGGTACTCGTACTCCTGATGCTAAGATTACCAATCCCAAATTAGGTGCAGCTTTAATTGCAGCCAAAACTCAAGTTCCCCTCATTCCAGTTAGTCTTTGGGGAACAGAAAAGATTTTCCAACCAGGTTCTTATCTTCCTCGCTCTGTACCAATTACAATTCGGATCGCAGATGTAATTTCTCCACCTCAATCTACTCAACGAGAAGAATTACAGGCAGTTACTGATCATTGTGCAGAAGTAATTAATCAAATGCACGCTTTGGGAAGATAA
- a CDS encoding photosystem II oxygen evolving complex protein PsbP, whose product MWKSLITSLLIVVSIILSSCSAGVSGLQSYVNPSQGYEFLYPNGWIPVDLKKPSPGVDVVFRDLIERGENLSVIVSDVPADSTLEELGTPSEVGYRFFKMMNNPEFDRQAEFLTAESKDRDGRTYYLLEYEVELPNQLPRHNVASVAVSRGKLFTFNLSTTTDRWSKVKDTFEVAARSFTVR is encoded by the coding sequence ATGTGGAAATCTTTAATTACTAGTTTATTAATAGTTGTAAGTATAATTCTTTCTAGTTGTTCGGCAGGAGTTAGTGGATTACAAAGTTATGTTAATCCCAGTCAAGGATACGAATTTCTTTATCCCAACGGTTGGATTCCAGTCGATCTAAAAAAACCTTCTCCTGGTGTAGATGTAGTATTTAGGGATTTAATTGAACGTGGTGAAAATCTTAGCGTAATTGTTAGCGATGTTCCTGCTGACTCTACTTTAGAAGAATTGGGAACTCCTTCGGAAGTAGGTTATCGTTTTTTTAAAATGATGAATAATCCTGAGTTTGATCGTCAGGCTGAATTTTTGACGGCTGAATCGAAAGACAGAGATGGAAGAACTTATTATCTTTTAGAATATGAAGTAGAATTACCCAATCAACTACCAAGACACAATGTTGCTAGTGTTGCAGTTAGTCGAGGTAAGCTGTTTACTTTTAATCTTTCAACTACTACTGATCGCTGGTCAAAAGTTAAAGATACCTTTGAAGTAGCTGCCAGATCTTTTACTGTTAGATAA
- a CDS encoding SH3 type 3 domain protein yields MIGRISVIFQFILGFMLGIIMITGTAVGLGFYYVSKMSVDPPKPVFSEEKAQSPSETQTEAKQPATSPDETTQANSEPQATPTEEKQKPKAEEKEEELELPPNAYKARVTWEQGLSLREEPDLNAVRVGGVEHNAEIIILEESQDQQWQRVRLPWSDQEGWVKAGNVERIY; encoded by the coding sequence ATGATTGGGCGAATTTCAGTTATTTTTCAGTTCATTTTAGGGTTTATGTTGGGAATTATCATGATTACAGGTACGGCTGTGGGGCTTGGTTTTTATTACGTTTCCAAAATGTCTGTAGATCCCCCCAAACCCGTATTTTCTGAAGAAAAGGCACAATCACCATCCGAAACTCAAACCGAAGCAAAGCAACCTGCTACTTCTCCTGACGAAACTACTCAAGCTAATTCTGAACCTCAAGCAACTCCTACTGAAGAAAAACAAAAACCAAAAGCAGAAGAAAAAGAAGAAGAACTAGAGTTACCTCCTAATGCCTATAAAGCCCGTGTGACTTGGGAACAAGGATTAAGTTTACGAGAAGAACCAGATTTAAATGCTGTACGGGTTGGCGGTGTGGAACATAATGCTGAAATTATTATCCTTGAAGAATCACAAGATCAACAATGGCAAAGGGTACGTTTACCGTGGAGCGACCAAGAAGGTTGGGTCAAAGCAGGGAATGTGGAAAGAATCTATTAA
- a CDS encoding Response regulator receiver domain protein: MQAESKYPLILVVEDDEDNLILISHALIFFKYTFITANNAQTALNLTKKFPLDLIIVDIVLRDMNGLELVHDLRHGKSTKNIPIIAVTALSRTEDRELLFAAGCNDYLCKPYLIDELDQKIRYNLPPQFFPSGALRVA; encoded by the coding sequence ATGCAAGCCGAAAGCAAGTATCCGTTAATTTTAGTAGTCGAAGATGACGAAGATAATTTAATCTTAATTTCTCATGCTTTAATATTTTTTAAATACACTTTTATTACAGCTAATAACGCACAAACAGCTTTAAATCTCACTAAAAAATTTCCATTGGATTTAATTATTGTTGATATTGTTCTAAGGGATATGAATGGTTTGGAGTTGGTTCACGACCTCAGACATGGCAAATCAACTAAAAATATACCCATTATTGCTGTAACTGCCTTATCTCGAACAGAAGATCGAGAGCTTCTGTTCGCTGCTGGTTGTAACGATTATTTATGTAAACCTTATTTAATTGATGAATTAGATCAAAAAATTCGTTACAATTTACCTCCACAATTTTTTCCTTCTGGAGCATTAAGAGTCGCGTAA
- a CDS encoding dimethyladenosine transferase, translating into MTINQSTQTHSKFRPNKRFGQHWLRSETALEQIVAAAQLTSSDRVLEIGPGTGILTRRLLPEVESLVAVEIDRNLCQKLAKTLGKQDNFLLLQGDFLKLNLTELLQPFPRFQQPNKVVANIPYNITGPILEKLLGKISQPATTAYQSIVLLVQQEVGERLTASPGTKAYGALSLRVQYLANCELIYHIPAKAFSPPPKVDSVVVRLYPRTISEPADNPRLLDSLIKLGFASRRKMLRNNLSSVITSDNLTQLLEQLNLNSQSRAENLSLEDWIKLSNLIGSHSI; encoded by the coding sequence ATGACCATCAATCAATCAACACAAACACACTCTAAATTTCGCCCCAATAAACGTTTTGGTCAACACTGGTTACGCAGTGAAACAGCACTAGAACAGATTGTAGCAGCAGCCCAATTAACATCAAGCGATCGTGTTTTAGAAATTGGCCCTGGCACTGGTATTTTAACTCGTCGTCTTTTACCAGAAGTAGAATCTCTCGTTGCAGTAGAAATTGACCGCAATTTATGTCAAAAACTCGCTAAAACCCTAGGCAAACAAGATAATTTTCTTTTACTCCAAGGGGATTTCCTGAAACTCAATTTAACTGAATTACTCCAACCGTTTCCTCGATTTCAGCAGCCTAATAAAGTAGTTGCCAATATTCCTTACAATATTACTGGTCCTATCCTTGAAAAACTTTTAGGCAAAATTTCTCAGCCAGCAACTACAGCTTATCAATCAATCGTGTTACTGGTACAACAAGAAGTAGGGGAAAGATTAACTGCCTCTCCTGGAACTAAAGCTTATGGGGCATTATCTCTTAGAGTTCAGTATTTAGCTAATTGCGAATTAATTTATCATATTCCTGCTAAAGCTTTTTCTCCACCGCCAAAAGTTGATTCAGTCGTAGTTCGTTTGTATCCTAGAACCATCAGCGAACCTGCTGACAATCCTCGTTTACTTGACAGTTTGATCAAACTTGGTTTTGCTAGTCGCCGTAAAATGTTACGCAACAACTTATCTAGCGTCATTACATCTGATAATCTGACTCAATTATTAGAACAACTAAACCTAAATTCTCAAAGTCGGGCAGAAAATCTGAGTCTTGAAGATTGGATCAAATTAAGTAATCTGATTGGTTCTCATTCCATCTAA
- a CDS encoding AAA ATPase central domain protein — translation MSFSEEFALLLRACYPLIYIPTTEEERLEKAIAIVAEKLGNRSVYIWDFVDGYQENPNNSSMGKRNPLQALEFIEKLPDKLGGIFILRDFHRFLEDVSIARKLKNLARDLKSQPKNIVIVSTQIEIPTELTEVLTVLDFPLPTTQEIKTEIQRLIAATGESLPDKLVNELVRAAQGLSLERIRRVLTRAIASHGKLDPEDVELILEEKRQSIRQTQILDFYPATEQISDIGGLDNLKDWLLRRGGAFSERARTYGLPYPRGLLLVGIQGTGKSLTAKAIAHHWHLPLLRLDVGRLFGGLVGESESRTRQMINLAEALAPCILWIDEIDKAFGGFDAKGDSGTTSRVFGTFITWLAEKKSPVFVVATANNIQTLPPEMLRKGRFDEIFFVGLPNQEERQAIFKVHLVKLRPHNLGNYDLKRLAYETPDFSGAEIEQTLIEAMHLGFSQNRDFTTEDILEAASQIVPLARTAQEQIEFLQNWAAAGKARLASRKSSLSDRIQSQLN, via the coding sequence ATGAGTTTTAGTGAAGAGTTTGCCCTTCTGTTACGTGCTTGCTATCCTCTGATTTATATTCCCACTACGGAAGAAGAACGATTAGAAAAAGCGATCGCTATAGTTGCAGAAAAATTAGGTAACCGTAGCGTTTATATTTGGGATTTTGTCGATGGCTATCAAGAAAATCCTAACAATTCAAGTATGGGAAAACGCAATCCTTTACAAGCTTTAGAATTTATTGAAAAATTACCAGATAAACTCGGCGGAATTTTTATTTTAAGAGATTTTCACCGTTTTCTAGAAGATGTCTCGATCGCTCGTAAACTCAAGAATTTGGCAAGAGATTTAAAATCTCAACCCAAAAATATTGTGATTGTCTCGACTCAAATTGAAATCCCTACGGAATTAACCGAAGTATTAACTGTATTAGATTTTCCCTTACCAACTACTCAGGAAATTAAAACCGAAATTCAAAGGCTAATTGCTGCGACAGGCGAATCTTTACCCGATAAATTAGTTAACGAACTAGTTCGTGCTGCCCAAGGCTTATCTTTAGAAAGAATTAGAAGAGTGTTAACCAGAGCGATCGCATCCCACGGTAAATTAGACCCAGAAGATGTAGAATTAATTCTCGAAGAAAAACGTCAGTCAATTCGTCAAACCCAAATCCTCGATTTTTATCCTGCGACAGAACAAATTTCTGATATTGGTGGTTTAGATAATCTCAAAGATTGGTTACTCAGACGAGGTGGTGCTTTTAGTGAACGAGCTAGAACCTATGGCTTACCCTATCCCAGAGGCTTACTATTAGTAGGCATTCAAGGCACAGGAAAATCTCTGACCGCAAAAGCGATCGCTCATCACTGGCATTTACCTCTCTTACGTTTGGATGTGGGGCGATTATTTGGGGGGTTAGTAGGGGAGTCAGAATCGCGTACCAGACAAATGATCAACTTAGCAGAAGCCCTTGCGCCCTGTATTTTATGGATTGATGAGATTGATAAGGCTTTTGGTGGTTTTGATGCCAAAGGAGACTCTGGTACTACTAGCCGTGTCTTTGGGACATTTATTACTTGGCTCGCCGAAAAAAAATCTCCTGTTTTTGTCGTAGCTACAGCTAATAATATCCAGACGTTACCCCCAGAAATGTTACGGAAAGGAAGATTTGACGAAATCTTTTTTGTTGGTTTACCCAATCAAGAAGAAAGACAAGCAATTTTTAAAGTACATTTAGTTAAGTTACGTCCCCACAATCTAGGCAATTACGACTTGAAGCGGTTAGCATATGAAACGCCAGACTTTTCGGGAGCAGAGATCGAACAAACTCTGATTGAAGCAATGCATCTTGGCTTTAGTCAAAATCGCGACTTCACCACGGAAGACATCCTCGAAGCTGCCAGTCAAATTGTTCCCCTAGCGAGAACAGCCCAAGAACAAATTGAATTCTTGCAAAACTGGGCAGCAGCAGGAAAAGCTCGTTTAGCATCCCGTAAAAGCAGTTTAAGCGATCGCATTCAAAGTCAACTTAATTAA